CCCAGGTGCCGGTGGCGTCGTGGTCGGCCGCTGTGGCGGCGAGGTGGGCGCGGAGGGTCGCCAGCGCCGGGTGGGGGTTGTCCCGGTGCCAGAGGAGCGAGTGCGGGTAGACGGGCGTCGGGTTTGTCACCGGGATGCGGCGCAGGCCGTGGCCGGAGGGCCAGACGAGGCGGGTGTGCCCGCCCATGAAGGTGGCCAGGGCCGGGGTGTCGGCGACGGTGTCGAGGAGCGCGTCGGAGCCGAAGTTGGGGCCCGTCGCCTCGATGGTGAGGCCGAACTCGGCGACGAGGTCGTCGTAGTAGGCGGCCCACTCGGTACCGGGGACGATGCCGGGCATCCAGATCCGGTGCCCGGCGAGCTGGGCGAGCGTCACCGACCGGGCGCCCGCCAGCGCGTGCGCGGGGCCGGTGAGGAGCTGGAGCGGCTCGTCGAGCACCCGGACGGACTCGATGTCCTCGGGAAGGGGCCGGCCGGGCGCGGCGACGGCGCGGAAGGACGCGTCGATCGCACCGGACCGGATGGCGGCGACAGCCGTCTCGATGTCGAACAGCATCACCACGTCGAGGTCGATCTCGGGATGCGCACGGTAGAAGCCGCGCATCAGGCCCGCCGCCGCGCCGCGCGAGGCGATCACGTCGACGCGCAGCGGACGGCGGCCGGGGCGCACGGACGCGACCGCGCGCTCGGCGACGCGCAGCAGCTCGCGCGCGTGGGGCAGGAACGCCTGCCCGTCGATGGTGAGCTCGGCGCCGCGCGCGGTGCGAGTGAACAGCCGCACACCGAGGTTGCGCTCCAGCGCGGCGATGCGCTTGGAGACGGCCTGCTGGGTGACCGCCAGCTCGGCGGCGGCCTCCTGGAACTGGCCCGCGTCGGCGGCGACGACGAAGGTCCGGACGGAATCGAGGTCCATGCCGATACCCTACGAGCACAACCGATGGTTGTGGCCGGCGGCCCTACGGTTGTTTGATCCCCTGGTGTGACGCTCGCTTTGATGTTTCCGAACGCGGATCGGTTGTGCGGGTGAGGGGCGTCGGGCATGAGGAGTGGACACCGGCTGGGACATCTGCTCGGACATCGGCTGGGGTGGCGGTTCGGGTGGCTGTGGGCAGCGTACGGGACCAGCGCGCTCGGCACCTGGCTCGCCTTCGGCGCGTTCCCGCTGATCGCCATCCAGGTGCTGCACGCCGGACCGGCCGAGGTCGCCGCACTCGCCTCCGTGGGGGCTGCGGTGGGCGCGGCCGTGGCGGTGCCGCTCGGCCCGTGGGTGGAGTTCCG
This portion of the Streptomyces mirabilis genome encodes:
- a CDS encoding LysR family transcriptional regulator, with amino-acid sequence MDLDSVRTFVVAADAGQFQEAAAELAVTQQAVSKRIAALERNLGVRLFTRTARGAELTIDGQAFLPHARELLRVAERAVASVRPGRRPLRVDVIASRGAAAGLMRGFYRAHPEIDLDVVMLFDIETAVAAIRSGAIDASFRAVAAPGRPLPEDIESVRVLDEPLQLLTGPAHALAGARSVTLAQLAGHRIWMPGIVPGTEWAAYYDDLVAEFGLTIEATGPNFGSDALLDTVADTPALATFMGGHTRLVWPSGHGLRRIPVTNPTPVYPHSLLWHRDNPHPALATLRAHLAATAADHDATGTWAPDWVIPR